From the Planktothricoides raciborskii GIHE-MW2 genome, the window ATTCCTGGTTTCGGTGGCTGGGCAGAAATTCTAGCCATCAGATCGCGATTTTGTGCTTCATAATATTGGCGCAATTCTTCGGTTTCTTTAACAACGAGTTGATATTCAGCATCCACCTCAGCGCGATGTTTTTCAATATAAGAAAGTGCGGCATTCACTTGCTCATCTGTCAGATTGAGTATGGCACGAATAAACTTGGGTGGATATTCGGCTATGACATAATCCATCACATCATATAAAGTAATGCGAGTGCCAGAAATTGTCAAACCTCGCTCTGTTCTAATTATTGATGTTTGTTGATTTGATGACAGCACCATAACAATAACCTGGATAGTTCACTATATATTATAATCAAATATCATAAAGAGCGATCGCCAGTATTAGCAAAATGTAGGGTGGGCAAAATCTTGCCCACCCTACGACTATTCGCCAGATGTCATTCCCGCGTTAGCGAAGCATGCGCGTCAGCGCTATATGCGGGAATCCACAAACGTTTTTGTGAGCAAAATGTAGGGTGGGCAAAATATTGCCCACCCTACGGCTATTCGCCAGATGTCATTCCCGCGAAGGCGGGAATCCACAAACGTTTTTGTGAGCATTTTTGTGAGCAAAATATTGCCCACCCTACGGCTATAAAAAACAATCAATCCTCCTGAAAAGTGGGAATTTGGGCAAAGCGATCGACATCAACCTGCATATAAATTTTTTGCCCTTGACCATCCGGTTTGCTCTCAGTTTCTAACAAGCGACCATTGAGAATTTCACCCAATTCTTTAACAATGCCTAACCCATCATCTTCTGGTTTCAAAGTAATCAGTAAATCCTGACAATCGCCCCCCGCCGCCGCAGTCGTGCAAATCACAGGTTGACTATTAATCGTCCCAGTAGTGATCAGATTTAATGTATTACTGTTGTAGACTTTTTCCAGCCGAGAGGCCACTTCTGTACACCGCTTATATCTCTGCCAACCGGCATTAGCAAAGCGATCGCTTTCCCAACGAATAATCGCTTTTTTGCTATCATTAATCAAAGCATAAGTCGTCGGCAAACTCTGCTGAGTTTCTGGATCTTTTCCCTCACTGCACATAAACCGAACATTCGGTTTAGCCGATATAGGATTTATGGCATTAAACGAGGCTTGATTATTCTGCACTTGCACCCCTTGACAGCCAGTTAACAATAATCCCAATGTCAACCCTGAAATAAAATGATTTCGGTTCATAGACTTATCTTTTCTGAAAGACCTCGATTGTATTTATATTACCGGCTTTGGTGGGCAAATTTTGGGCATTTGCCCAACCTAATTATCAGCTTATCAGCTTATTGATAAGCCAGCCCCTTCCATTGAAATTGATAACCTTGACGAGCGCGTTGAAATGCGGTTTCTAAATTTGGATCGCCGATCGCACCAATTATCCCCCCTAATCGATCCAAATTTTCTTGGATTGACTCATCTGAAATCACTAACCCCCGCAACTTTGGCAAAATCTTCTGACCAAACTGATCCGCTAATGCCCATTTAAACGCATCTGATTTAACATCCGTCATTCCGGGATAGTTGACCACATAATAAATAATCGACTGATACACCCGATGAGCAAAAGGATGCCCCATCTCTGCCATAACGTGATTGGTTTTATTCAGCCAAATTTCTAACTGCTTAACCAATGGGGAATTTTCCTCTGGTTTTTGCAGCCACCGAGTAAATTGCTCATAAGTCAAATATCCCGATAATCTAGAATCATTAATATTTTTTTGCGGATTAATTAAGGCTAACTTCGGGGGTTGCCCAAAGGTAATCACATTGGCACGGTCTAACACTTTGTCGGATAAAGTTTGGGTGGTTTCATCTTCGTTCATGGTTCCCACAAACAAAAATTGTTTAGGAATCTTTAAATCACCCGATCGCAGTTTTCCAAAGCAGTTACCTAAGTCAATTTCTAACTCCGCTGGATGATGACGGCGAGTTTCCAGCTTAGATAAAAACTCACTAAAATAATATTCAACTCTAGCCAAATTCATCTCATCGAGCAACACCAAGACAATTTTATCCTGTAACTCAGGGGATCGATTATATTGATAAATTCCCTGAATTAATGGCGTGGGTTTAAATTGATTTTCCATATAGTTGTAAAAGCCCAGCAAGTCTTGGGGAGAGTCCCAACGGGGCTGTACTGCTAATAGGAGAAATTGCGCCCCAATATATTTAGCATAGAGTTGGGGTAATTCACTTTTACCCGTGCCACTGATACCGGATAAAACAACTAAGGCGGAAATTCCCTGCACTTTTAATGAAGTATGAAAAGCCCGCACCAGTCTTTCGGGAAAGTAAAAACCTTGGGCTTGAATATCTTGGATAAAATTATGTAAAAATTTTTCTTCAGAGATAATTTTTGGTAAATCAACG encodes:
- a CDS encoding McrB family protein; protein product: MNSQNRTIDWLLAGCPTFAVTIVIALLLGQNMLKSGAIALATSATSVASAAIINGRQMTRLALLEQQITDNNKAEQLRAELPNLQAEYHKLSGKTEKINLLIKEKIKELEIKQASLGRAKGQLAELNQRSQDMKQAIAVITAQKQAIEQRVATLAKNYPDLDKLEQLQAKIAELQLQKAQLQGEIQGLEDKLAAMEYQKVLLRELEAKILDQRVEFERVTTQIQQLEARKKQQETENENLRNKGDRLRQQAIVYQAKLNKVEPENDPLESLKHPLWAENNSKLPVDLPKIISEEKFLHNFIQDIQAQGFYFPERLVRAFHTSLKVQGISALVVLSGISGTGKSELPQLYAKYIGAQFLLLAVQPRWDSPQDLLGFYNYMENQFKPTPLIQGIYQYNRSPELQDKIVLVLLDEMNLARVEYYFSEFLSKLETRRHHPAELEIDLGNCFGKLRSGDLKIPKQFLFVGTMNEDETTQTLSDKVLDRANVITFGQPPKLALINPQKNINDSRLSGYLTYEQFTRWLQKPEENSPLVKQLEIWLNKTNHVMAEMGHPFAHRVYQSIIYYVVNYPGMTDVKSDAFKWALADQFGQKILPKLRGLVISDESIQENLDRLGGIIGAIGDPNLETAFQRARQGYQFQWKGLAYQ
- a CDS encoding DUF433 domain-containing protein, which produces MTISGTRITLYDVMDYVIAEYPPKFIRAILNLTDEQVNAALSYIEKHRAEVDAEYQLVVKETEELRQYYEAQNRDLMARISAQPPKPGMEIAWEKLQAQKAKHQAVLNKS
- a CDS encoding COP23 domain-containing protein, with amino-acid sequence MNRNHFISGLTLGLLLTGCQGVQVQNNQASFNAINPISAKPNVRFMCSEGKDPETQQSLPTTYALINDSKKAIIRWESDRFANAGWQRYKRCTEVASRLEKVYNSNTLNLITTGTINSQPVICTTAAAGGDCQDLLITLKPEDDGLGIVKELGEILNGRLLETESKPDGQGQKIYMQVDVDRFAQIPTFQED